A genomic segment from Acyrthosiphon pisum isolate AL4f chromosome A3, pea_aphid_22Mar2018_4r6ur, whole genome shotgun sequence encodes:
- the LOC100569770 gene encoding uncharacterized protein LOC100569770 isoform X3, whose amino-acid sequence MVLMVVTVVVLGTVGLLTCVLHHYNQQYNPPVPCLSAAPGPPHRRLTAPPPPLTKKKKSTTTTTTTTTAAAAAVTATTTAAIIASPAPPLSATDGARRSGGSCCNSSSTSSRTAMLTMRSNNGLSREHDRQVRLHSVRTDLELDMPPRIHLPDGEEYPYGSMAKLHLRNSEQEREIYQKCIRGPPNRTIWTSTAECRKLSQPHRSSSAAGLTSLSTSLSEVDSVTRCNSVSSRCLPRTEFPQVDNIQSLSSLTMVPCLSHVDKQTLSQ is encoded by the exons ATGGTACTGATGGTGGTGACGGTGGTCGTGCTGGGTACTGTCGGGCTGCTCACTTGCGTGCTGCATCACTACAATCAACAATACAACCCGCCCGTGCCCTGTCTGTCGGCAGCGCCCGGGCCGCCGCACCGCAGGCTTACcgcgccgccgccaccgctgaCCAAGAAGAAAaaatcgacgacgacgacgacgacgacgactacggcggcggcggcggctgtgacggcgacgacgacggcggctaTCATCGCATCGCCTGCACCACCGCTCTCGGCCACGGACGGTGCCCGTCGTAGCGGCGGCAGCTGTTGTAATAGTAGCAGCACGTCCTCGCGAACCGCC ATGTTGACGATGCGGAGCAATAACGGTCTGTCCCGAGAACACGACCGGCAGGTCCGGTTGCACTCGGTCCGGACGGACCTGGAGTTGGACATGCCGCCGCGAATCCATTTGCCGGACGGCGAGGAGTACCCGTACGGCAGCATGGCCAAGTTGCATTTGCGGAATTCCGAACAA GAACGAGAGATCTACCAAAAGTGCATCAGGGGACCTCCAAACCGGACGATATGGACGTCGACTGCGGAGTGTCGGAAACTGTCGCAGCCTCACAGGTCCAGTTCCGCGGCAGGTCTCACGTCCCTCTCCACGTCCTTGTCCGAAGTGGACTCGGTCACGAGATGTAATAGCGTCTCCTCGAG GTGTTTGCCGAGAACGGAGTTCCCGCAGGTGGACAACATTCAAAGTCTGTCGAGTCTGACCATGGTACCCTGTCTGAGCCACGTAGACAAACAGACGCTAAGCcaatag
- the LOC100165853 gene encoding leucine-rich repeat-containing protein 57, producing the protein MRPPIEEEIEAAEVEVDDGQQTAVMLVSTRLAGNAVIRVVNRCNEAQESHNLDLSECQLMQIPDAIYLLMQNTQLVTCDLSNNVISKLPVKFTERFPTITELNLSHNQISKLPDQLSEMKNLKKLNISYNSFVELPEPIAHLGELTTLIANNNFIIDVNVRTLESCLKHLKEVDLKDNPLNTSTVDALEQELPFRVMFTPPTDEDWRDLDN; encoded by the exons ATGAGACCGCCGATCGAAGAGGAAATCGAAGCCGCCGAGGTGGAGGTGGACGACGGCCAGCAGACCGCGGTCATGTTGGTGTCCACCAGACTGGCGGGGAACGCGGTCATCCGAGTGGTTAACCGGTGCAACGAGGCGCAGGAGAGCCACAACCTGG ATTTGTCCGAATGTCAGCTGATGCAGATCCCCGACGCGATTTACCTACTCATGCAAAACACGCAACTGGTCACGTGCGATCTGTCGAACAATGTGATTTCAAAACTACCGGTGAAGTTTACCGAACGATTTCCGACCATCACAG aaCTAAACTTGTCTCACAATCAAATCAGTAAGCTGCCGGATCAACTGTCAGAAATGAAGAACcttaaaaagttgaacatttcatacaaCTCATTTGTAGAGTTACCAGAACCGATTGCTCATTTAGGAGAACTAACTACTTTGATAgctaacaataattttattattg ATGTAAATGTTAGGACATTGGAATCATGTTTGAAGCATTTGAAAGAAGTTGATCTCAAGGATAATCCACTTAATACTTCGACGGTGGACGCGCTGGAACAAGAATTGCCTTTCAGGGTGATGTTTACACCCCCGACCGACGAAGACTGGAGAGATTTAGACAATTGA